TTTAATATCCCATAGCAATATGTGGCTGTATCTTTATGATTGAGATTCTATCCATTCAAAAACTCGATTCCAAGCCCACCAGCGATCGCGATCGCCATATTTGTGTTGGCAATTTTTGCTACTAACATAACCGACATGACCACCGTGTTCTGTAACCATGAGTTTAATAGCAGGATTATCTTCAGCAATTTTTTCTAAATCGGCAATGATCGTTGGGTCAAACATTGGGTCATCCGCAGCATAAAGAACCAAGGTTGGCTTTTGCAAATGCGGCATGAAATATAACGGACAACTTGCATCGTAATATTCCTCCACCGAGTCAAAGCCTAATTTGGCGATCGTCAATTCATTATCAAATCCCCAGATGCTGTTTGCTCTCTCTACCGCATCACGATCAATTGATTCAGGATGCATTTTTGCCATGCCACGTCCTAGTTTCTTCAATTCACGGGCGATCGCCTTTTCCAGAAATCGACCCAGTTCATCTTTGACCAAATAGGTAAGCGATCGATTCGAGTCAACACTTGGGCAAATGACGGCTCCGCCTGCGATGTCAGCAGATGTAATATCTAAATCACTCCCCCAGCTAGCGATCGCCTCTCCCGCCTTAATCCCCCATAACGCCAATTGTCCACCGAGGGAATAGCCCGTCAGCCAAAAGGGTGATGGACATCCTAATTGTTTGGCGGTATTGGCGATCCTAATAAAATCTTCACCTTCATATAGACCATCAGAGGTTAGCGCTGGTGAAAGCTCAGCAGTTTTGCCATGCGCTCGCCAATCAAATAAAACGACAGCATATCCCTTAGCGATCGCCTTCCGCCCTAAAATCTTGAGAAACCATTGATTATCCAAATCCCCAGTGATGCCATAGGTTCCAACAATAGTTCCTTTCGCATTTTGCGGAATTGCATACTTACCAAAGATCGGCACACCATTTGCACCTGTAAAAATATGCTCTTGATAAATAGGCTCTGGTTCAACTGTGAAGTTTTCCCATTTTCGACTCACCCGCAAAGCAGTATAAAGGGTCATTAGCAGACCATTGGTGAGATGCCAAGGTGGGGTATAAAGCATACTAAATGGTAATTAATTGCATTTCTTTACACTTTAACTATAGCAATTCTAAATTATTTTTGAATTTGAATTATTAGCAATATATATCAATTCTAAATAATTCATGATAATACATCTTTAAGATGCATTATCATGAATTATTTAATCGCACAAATGTAATAGAAATGCTATAAGTATCTGGGCATAATTAAAGCTCAGATACTTATGTCGATATGTATATATAAATTGTAATTCTTTAAAAGGCATGACAAACTGAATTTTATCAATTAGTTTTTACTGATTAGGTCTCATTTTCTGGTTATAAGATACAAATAGTTATAAATACTTGTATCTCTCAGTTTATTCAGTTTAAGGAGAAAGCAAATATGTTTAATCGGATTGATCCGATTGAAAGAGTTCACTACATTACACCTAATTTGAGGTGGGTTAAATGGTTGTTATTTAGTGGATTTTTACTAACAGGATTCCCCACAGATACTATTGCACAACAATCTCGTGCTACCACAATTAGCAGTGAAAAGAAAGCGGATCAGAATGTTAAAGAAACTCTTCAAAACATTCGCACTCTTTCACCCACAAATCCAAAAGACTCGGAGTCAGTAACATCAGTTTCTCAATTGAGTGATGTGCGATCAACTGATTGGTCATTTACTGCCGTGCAATCTTTGGTTGAACGCTATGCATGTATTACGGGTTATCCTGATGCTACATTTCGCGGACAAAAAAAACTTTCACGCTACGAATTTGCGGCTGGTTTGAATGCTTGTTTGGACAAAATCAACGAAATTATTACCACAGGCTTAGCCGATAAGGTTAGCAAAGAAGATCTTGCTACTATTCAAAAACTTCAAGAAGAATTTGCTGCTGAGTTGGCGATATTGCGGGGGCGAGTGGATACGCTAGAAGCAAAAACTTCAAAATTAGAAGCTCAGCAATTCTCAACGACAACTAAGCTGTATGGACAGGCTATATTTGGCTTGCAGGGGCGATTGCGTAACTCGGCTGACTTGAGTCCTCGAGATGGAATCTTGACTGCTGATGAAGTCGATCCCTCGACCAATCTGACCTTGGGTTACAATCTACAGCTTAGTTTACTGACCCAATTTGATTTTCATAATCGGAGCTTACTCTTAGTCGGGCTGCGCGCTGCCAATTTGACTACGGACTCAGGTAATATTTTTCAAGACAACTTTACTCGTCTTAGTTATGAGGGTAATTCGGCAAGTACATTTTTGCTTTCTGATTTGTCCTATCGCTTCATGGTGGGAGATAATGCCGTACTTATCGTTGGGACGGAAGGTGTCAATCCAGCAACTGTTTTTCGGGGACCTAATCGAGTCGAAAGTGCTGGTTTGGGACCAATATCGAATTTTGCTCAGCGCAATCCGATATTAGACGTTGGACGGAGTCGCGCAGGTGTGGGCTTTGATTGGCAAATTGCCGATCGCATCAGTTTTCAGGGTACATATGCCGCAGGCGATCCCGCAAATCCAACCACCTTAGGCAATGGTGGGGGCTTATTCGGTAGTGATTACACATTAGGAGGACAGCTAACACTGACACCGACTAATGCGATCGATGTCGCTTTGTATTACCTCCATGCTTATACGACTGGTGGCTTTTTAAAAATATCCTCTGGTGATAGTTTCATCAGCACTGATGGTGCAAATTTTCTGACTGATGCGATCGGAGCAACGCTTAACTGGCGACTTAGTCCCTACCTTACACTTGGCACATGGGGCGGTTATACAAAATCCAATGCTGTCAATTTTGGAAGTGGAACTGTAGAAACGACAAACTGGATGGTCTATCTTAATTTGTTCGATTTGTTTGGGCGCGGTAACCTTGGTGGTATTTACGTTGGGCAACCACCCAAAATCGTCAGCAGCAATCTTTCAATCGGTAACTTTCCGAGTGCTCTTGGATTGAATGAAGTTGCCTTTGGTGCAGTAGGTTCTCAGCCAGCTAGTACCACCCATGTGGAACTCTTTTATCGCTATCGAATTTCTGACAATATCAACATCACCCCAGGAGTGATCTTTCTATTTAATCCTGTGCACACATCTACAAGTGACACAATTACAATCGGCACAATTCGCACCACTTTTATGTTTTAGTCATGGATTGGAATTTTTTTAGTACAGAAATTTTTGTAAGAGAATGAGAAAGAAAGTTATGAAAATGCGATCGCTTAGTTGGAAAGTGTTGCTAGTTCTGATTTTAAGTGGAATAGTATTTTTGGGTCGCAGAGCTACTTATCACAACAATGCAGCATTAGGTCAAGCAACTCCATCAGCAAGTCCTAGACCCTTAAATTCTTCCCCCGAAATTTTTTCCCCAGAGGGTGGTGGACTGGGGGATCGCTTGCTAGGTGGTGTAATAACCAACGGATTTACCAAAGCACCAGCAGGATTGGAGGCTCGTCGGCGGGCTGGAGATTATTTTAATCGCAACCAATTGGAAGATGCACAATATGCGATCGAGCAATCCTACAGTGACGAGCATCGCTATTACAGTAATGAAAATATTAATCCTATCCCTATGAGCCTCAGTGTGGCTCAGACTGCTTTACTTCGCTCTGAGCGGATTACTGAGAGTGCAACTGCTTTAGTTTATCCCGTGATCTTCCCTGATCGCTTAGAGATACTACTGATACCATCATCTGGCAAACCAATTCGTAAAGTTGTCCGAGAAGCCAATGAATTAGATATTATGTCAGCGGCTGAAGATTTTGTGGGTAATATTCGTGATGTAAGTTCGATAGACTATTTACCCTCTGCTCAAACTCTATACGATTGGATAATTCGTCCAATTGATACTGATTTACAATCGGCTAATATCAAAACGCTGATCTTTGTAATGGATGGACCATTGCGGGCAATTCCGATCGCGGCTTTACATGATGGCAAAGACTTTTTAGTGCAGAAATATGCGATCGCGACTGTTCCATCTATGGGAATGGTAAATTTGCAATTGAGAGATCGCCGAAGCAACAGCATTCTGGTAATGGGTCTGACCGAAGCTATGCAAGGGTTGTCGGCACTACCTAGTGTCGAAGTGGAAGCTAATATAATCACCACACAAGTTTTACAAGGCGATGCTTTTCTTAACCAAAGCTTTACCGTTGAAAATATCAAGACCCAGCGAAAAAAGAAAAACTATGGCATCGTGCATCTAGCCACTCATGCCAAATTTGTGAGTAACACTATTAGTGGTGCATTCATTCAAATGTGGAATGAGCGGCTATATCTCGATCAACTTCAATCTTTCAATCTCGGTTTTGAACCAATTGAGATGCTGACACTGAGTGCTTGTCAGACTGCTGTCGGCAAAAATCTCGGTCTAGGTGGAGTCGCAGCGCAAAAAGGCGCAAAAAGTGTGCTTGCATCACTTTGGGTAGTAAGTGATGCTGGTACAGTACCATTGATGCTATCTTTTTATCGCAATTACCCCGATGCCCAAAGTAAGGCGATCGCCTTGCAACAAACTCAAGTCGCTCTACTAACAGGAGATGTAAGAATTGAGGGTAACCAGATCCAAAGAATTCCCAATTTACCAGAAGTTTCTCTCAATCAACTTAATCAAGAGATCGATCTGAAGCACCCATACTTTTGGGCTTCTTTTATCTTGGTTGGCAATTGGCTATAGTGTCTAGAACTCTAATCAAACAAAAAAAGGAGGTGCTATACACCTCCTTTTTTTTGTTTGATAGCTAGCTATAGCTTTCGCCATTCTTGTTAACGTCAGTTCGATATCGCCATTTGCGGCGTGCGAAGCACGCCGCAAATGGCGAAAAATGGTAAGAATCGCTTAGCGATTCTTACCATTTTTCGCTTTTGTCGAACTGGCGTTCTTGTTAGGGCTTAAAGCCCAAATAGTGTGAGGTAGCGCTTCGAGCTACCTCACACTATTTGGGCTTTGATTTAGGTGTCTATAGCTATAAAAGCTATATTTTACGGAGAGAGAGGGATTCGAACCCTCGTTAAAGTTACCCCTAAACAGCATTTCCAGTGCTGCGCCTTCAACCACTCGGCCATCTCTCCTCGCTTAACTAAACAAACAAATTTACTAGAATTTACCTGTTTAGTTGCGCGGTATTTAATCATAGCAAAACATGACACGTCTGCAAATTTTTTTGTAGGGTTTTGCTTTTTGATAAAAAAGCCTTGATTTCGTCGTAAGCGTGGTACTTGCAAAGGCTGATGTCAAGATATTCTTTCTCTTACCAAGTCCATTCTCTTTGACGGATGGCAGCACTTATAGCAATGCAAGGTTTGCTTAGGACATAAAACCCAAAAGATGAGTGGCGGCGCTTCGCGCCGCCACTCATCTTTTGGGTTTTGATTTGTCCTAGCTATCTCTTGCATTGCTATAGTCGATTTTATGCTCGGTGATAATCCTAATTCTTTCTGAATCTTTGTCTTGCTGTATTTTGTATCTATTGCTACTTTTTGAATTTGAAATTGCTGATGCTGACCTAATTATTTCTCGATCTTGGATCGAATGGGTTTAGCGATGGTTATGCTAGAGCCTAATCAAGCTAATGTCGGTAAATTATAGGGTTAAATATGGTGCAACTCGAACATATTGAGGCAATTGAAAAGCGCCTATGGGGTGCTGCTGACATATTGAGGTCTAACTCCAACTATGCCAGTAATGAGTATTTCATGCCTGTAATGGGATTGATCTTCCTGCGTCATGCCTTGCCTATAGTGATTATTTTGCACACTCATTAACCTTTAAAGGTTTGGAGAAAAAATCGAGCACGATTCGGCTTGCCAAGATGAATTTGGCGGTGCATGGGTTGGAGGGGGATATGCCAAAGGCGATTACTTATTATGAAGATCCCCATGAGTTGTGGGGTAAGGCTGATTTTGTGGCGTTGCACAAATGATGGGCGATTGAGACTTTGTTTGGTTGTTTTAAATCTCGTGGCTTTTGTTTGGAGGCGACTCACCTTCAAGCCCCTGAACGCCTTTCTAAACTTATTGCTTTACTCACCCTCGCTTTATGTTGGGCTTTTTCTTCAGGGCTTTGGCTTGCTCAGCTCAATCCCCTAAAACCTAGAAAGCACGGTCGCTTACCTAAGAGCATTTTTCGTCTTGGCTTTGATTTCCTGCGTCACTTCATCTTTGACATCCATCTCAATTCCGAGGCTTTCTTCAACTCCATTAAATTTTTGTCCTGTACTTAGGTTAATTTATAAAACCCAAAAGAGTAATGGCGGCGCTTCGCGCCGCCATTACTCTTTTGGGTTTTATAAATTAACCTTCAAACGAATCCAGATCTAATGCTGCGGAGCCTCCCTTCTCTAGCTCAATCAACATTTGTCCCAGTTGTCGCCAAACGAGAAGAGCAATACCGACGGTGAGAGGAATCGCAATGATATAGCCAAATAGAGTCGGAAAACCAAATACTTCTAGACCTGTTGACATAAAAACAGCAATACTGATAGTCATGCCTAGATAAGGGACTTTGATACTGGCACTCTTTAGCTCCAGCATGACGCGAGAGGACTTACTGCTTGACCAAATGTTAACCAAATTGCGTAAAGTTACTTCAAATGATCGACCGCAGGCGATTCCAGCTACAAGGGAAATAGCGAACAAAAAGTATGGTGGATCGGAAGGAAAATAGTAGTTCACAAGTGTATAAACGTTTAAAGTATATTTTTATATTAAGCTTAATCGTATAGCAAGGTACATGCTCCTATTTACCGATCAACAATTCTCATTGTAAGTAGATCACCATAATTAAACCCTAAAATCAGAAGCTGTGCCGTCCGCTACGCGGATGGCACAGCTTTCTAGGTTTCTAGCTTTAGTGTTTCAATATGGCAATTTTTATACTGCTGAGATACAGATAAGGTGTTTGTAGCAATTGCCGATTAAACAAGCCACAAGAAAAAAAAATAAAAGCGTTGCTTCGCAACGCTTTCATTTTTTTTTCTTGGTTTGGGTGTAAGTACCTTGTTCAGCTAATACTAATTCAACGTGAGTTCGATATAGCCATTTGCGGCGTGCTTCGCACGCCGCAAATGGCGAAAAATGGGAAGAATCGCTTAGCGATTCTTCCCATTTTTCGCTTTCGTCGAACTGACGTTAATTCACGCAAGTGTTGCAACACTCACGTTAAGTAAAAGAATTAAGTCAGACCAGTACTTCCAAAACCACCGATACCGCGATCGCTGGTTCCTAATTCTCCTTCAATATAAAGAGCTTGAATTACTGGTTTTAATACTAACTGAGCAACCTTCTGTCCTTTGGTGAAGGTATAGGCTTCCGTTCCCAAATTAATCACAATCACTTGAATCTCTCCACGATAGCCAGCATCAACTGTCCCTGGGGAATTGAGAACTGTAATCCCATGTTTGAGAGCAAGTCCACTTTTAGGACGCACTTGAATTTCGTAGCCAATGGGAATATCAACAGCTAAACCTGTAGGAATGGCTATGCGTTGATGTGGTTGCAATGTGATTTCAGCGACTGAATAAACATCAGCACCAGCGTCACCAATATGGGCATAGCTGGGAATTATGGCTTCAGGATGTAACTTTTGGAATTTGATTTCGACGGTTTGCATTGATTAGATGGGAGTGCTATATATATCAGAAATGATGGGCGGCACTTTGTGCCGCCCATCATTGGGTTTTAAAAGGTTAGAGTATTCGGATTTGAGGTCGGTTTGGTGGGTTCAGGAGCAGGCTCAATTGGATTAGGTACTGGTGATGGAGAAGGCGATGGCGATGGCTCGGTAGGACTAGCCGTAGGCGAAGGATCAGGCGATGGCAATGGTTCCGTTGGAGTTGGCGATAGTGTTGGGGTGGGAGTGACTGTGGGTGTGGGTGTGGGTGTCGGAGTTCGCGTGGGAGTTGGTTTTGGACGAATGGGCGCTTCTAACTGAACATCAAGTTTGTAGGTAGTTTCACTTGTACTAGTGGTTTTGATCTTGATATAGTACACACCATCTTTTTTCAGGCGACCTTGCCAATATCCCGTAGCATTGTCGATCGCTTTACGGTCGAGACTAACTTGATCGTCACTTTGGATCGTCATTTGTAAATCTGCACCAGTTAGAGAAACGGTAAGAAGCTCATCTTTTTCACCATTAAAACGGACATTGACAACTTGTCCAGCCACGATCTTATCGCTACTAAATCCTCGATTTAAGCCTTCATTCACGGACTTGAGTTCGAGGCTAGTATTAATGTTTGTCGCATTTGTCGCGTTTGGTGTAGCTGTGGGAGAAGCGATCGCCGACTCAGTGGGAGTTGTTGTAACTCGATTACGGCTAAAAAAGAAAGAAGTGACTGCCCATGAGCCAACGCCAGCCACTAAAACAATTAAAATTCCTAAAAACCAATTGACGGAACCATTACTATTTGACCGAACTGGTGCATTTTGAGTGCCATATGCAGGGTTGCGATTGCTAGCACCTGCAACAACTGTTTTCTGAGGAATATTGGCGACCACATTGGAAGGCACTTGCCGTCCTACTGCATAGGTCTTTGCACCTGAAAAAGAGGCTTGAGCAACTTGCAGAGCTTGCATTACCTCGTCGGCGGAACGATAGCGATTGGTGGGTTTGTAGCTCAACATTTGGTTGATTACCCTTGCAAAGGCAGGATTGACATTGGCAAACTGCTGCCAATTCCACGCTAAATTGATGCTATCAAAGAGTTCCGATGGCTCTTTGCCTGTCAGCAACACAATCGAAGTTACCGCAAGAGCATAGAGATCACTATTAGCATAGGCGCTTCCTGACTGCAATTGTTCGGGAGGCGCATAGCCCGCTTTACCTGCGACCGTTGAGGCAGGAATACCCATTTGCGAGTTGAGTTTGGCATTAGTTTCTTGGACAACACCAAAATCGATCAGCACAGGTAAATTATCCTGCGATCGCAACATTAGATTTTCAGGAGAAATATCGCGGTGAATGATGTTGTGGCTATGCAGATAGCTCAGCACAGGTAAAAGCTGCTGCATTAATGCAAAAATTTCATTCTCCGAGAATGTCTGTCCAACCTTGAGGCGATCGAGTAACAAATTACGATAGTTTTTGCCATCCACATAGTCTTGAACCAAGAGCAATCGCCCCTCAGACTCAAAGGTTGCCCGAAAATCTGGCACTTGAGGATGACGGATTTGATAAAGCACTGAGGCTTCACGGCGAAAAAGTTCTTTAGCTTTTTCGGTTACTTCTAGAGAATCTTGAGGCGGAATAAATTCTTTGAGTACGCAGGTTTCATTAAAGCGCTCTAAATCTTGTGCTAAGTATGTACGCCCCATACCACCCTGTCCAATCGTTGATCGGATTGCATAGCGACCTTTAAGTACAAAACCTTGAGGAAATGGGGGTTGCATAATTAATACCTCACCGCCATCGCACTACCCCGAATGATATATCTCGGTCCTTCAATATCAATTGATGTACCGACTTTAACCTTTTCATTGGCAAATACAGCCCCATCATTGGTAATTTGGGCTGTTGCTTCGAGGGTGATCGCTAGGTCAGACTGAGAAGTGGCGACAGCGCGAGGATCATCAAAATAAACGGCTGTACCATCAGCTTTGGCGGTGACAATTTTGGGAATTGAAATATCTACTTTTCTGATCGTGACTTCGCCGCGTGGTTGATTGCGGATAATAATTTTCACTTTGTCACCGACTTTGACAAGGTTTTGCGGCTCACTTGCACTTAAACCACGTACATTCATATCGACTTGGACTGTCTTATTTTCAGCAGATAGCACTTGAGCGATCGAACTGCCGCTATTGCCAGGGACGATGAGTAAGCCAATCAGGACAATCAGGATCGTCGCGATCGCGCCAATGTCCAGAATGCTTAATTTACCAAATAAACGACCTTGCCGATCTAGAAGTGCCATGCGTATTTTCAGGATGTAACGGTGGAGTAGAGTGTTAAAGGTTTGCTAAAGCGACAAAGCGCTTACAGCATTACAGTATAGCAATGGCTAAGACGGTTACAGTGATTTTTTGTGTGGCGCGGCTTCGCCGCGCCACACAAAATCTGGTTACTGTGCGTCCCTTCTTACTTACGGGGTAATGCGTTTAAAAGCTCTTCGGTAATAATTTCGGTCATGATGCGTGACATTTGGGGTAATAAGATCTCGTTAGTACGCTGAAAAGAGTCATTAAAAATCTGTGGCATCAGACTAATTGCCTTTTTGCCAGTTGACGACTTATAAAATCCGATAATGTCGCGCAATTCCGATTCGGTAAAATACTTGTCATAGATCGGATAGGAAACCTGTTCAATTAACTGATTGACATCAATTTTTTTGACCACGCGATCGCGATACTTAACCGCCATGCGTGAGACGATCTCACTAAATTGTTTTTGAATTTCTGGGCGATCGCTGTCGAGGGCAGGCGCATTTTTGAGGACTGCTGATACCAGATTCGGCAACTCGGAACGCACCATCGAATCCATGATCTGTTCAGCGTTTTTCGTGGATTCTGTAATTTCCAGTAACTCTTTGATCAAGGCTCGTTTTTCCTGAGAAATTATCGGCGCACTTGGTTTTACAGGCTTAGCGGGTTCACTACTCTCTTGAGGTGTTTGGGCGATCACTTGATGAGATGAGGGCAAGACTAAGGCAGTAGTAAGTAATGAGGACAGTGCAGCAGTTAGAAAAATGCGGTTTAGCATAATTTTTTTTAGTGTAATGAGGAAAAGCTTGTGGCGCACACACAGCCTGCGCCACAGGTTTTAGATCAGATGAGTTACTCATGAGGACATTTTTTCGAGATTATAGGTGAGTTTGTCAGCGATCGCTGTTACCCAATTTTCATCTTGCTTAGTATAGCTACGCGGAATATTTGCTCCTAAAATCATGACTCCTTTTTCGCCCAGAGGTTGCACGATTACGCCCTGAGTATTTTCGGGTAGATAGTCAAACTCCACCCGACCTGGATAAAGCTCCAATTTGACCAAATAAACTGGCTTTTGGGTTTTCATCACGCGCTCAGCGATCGCGCCAATATTTACCTGTTTGCTTTTGCCTAAAATGCCTCGGCGGAGAATAGTTTGGCGATCATAATAAATAGCTACCGCTTTTGTAACTGTATTGGTAAGTAAAATATGCGTTGCCCAAGCGAGTTCTGTTTTAACTGCCTCTG
This genomic stretch from Pseudanabaena galeata CCNP1313 harbors:
- a CDS encoding DUF4330 domain-containing protein encodes the protein MALLDRQGRLFGKLSILDIGAIATILIVLIGLLIVPGNSGSSIAQVLSAENKTVQVDMNVRGLSASEPQNLVKVGDKVKIIIRNQPRGEVTIRKVDISIPKIVTAKADGTAVYFDDPRAVATSQSDLAITLEATAQITNDGAVFANEKVKVGTSIDIEGPRYIIRGSAMAVRY
- a CDS encoding iron uptake porin, producing MFNRIDPIERVHYITPNLRWVKWLLFSGFLLTGFPTDTIAQQSRATTISSEKKADQNVKETLQNIRTLSPTNPKDSESVTSVSQLSDVRSTDWSFTAVQSLVERYACITGYPDATFRGQKKLSRYEFAAGLNACLDKINEIITTGLADKVSKEDLATIQKLQEEFAAELAILRGRVDTLEAKTSKLEAQQFSTTTKLYGQAIFGLQGRLRNSADLSPRDGILTADEVDPSTNLTLGYNLQLSLLTQFDFHNRSLLLVGLRAANLTTDSGNIFQDNFTRLSYEGNSASTFLLSDLSYRFMVGDNAVLIVGTEGVNPATVFRGPNRVESAGLGPISNFAQRNPILDVGRSRAGVGFDWQIADRISFQGTYAAGDPANPTTLGNGGGLFGSDYTLGGQLTLTPTNAIDVALYYLHAYTTGGFLKISSGDSFISTDGANFLTDAIGATLNWRLSPYLTLGTWGGYTKSNAVNFGSGTVETTNWMVYLNLFDLFGRGNLGGIYVGQPPKIVSSNLSIGNFPSALGLNEVAFGAVGSQPASTTHVELFYRYRISDNINITPGVIFLFNPVHTSTSDTITIGTIRTTFMF
- a CDS encoding serine/threonine-protein kinase — protein: MQPPFPQGFVLKGRYAIRSTIGQGGMGRTYLAQDLERFNETCVLKEFIPPQDSLEVTEKAKELFRREASVLYQIRHPQVPDFRATFESEGRLLLVQDYVDGKNYRNLLLDRLKVGQTFSENEIFALMQQLLPVLSYLHSHNIIHRDISPENLMLRSQDNLPVLIDFGVVQETNAKLNSQMGIPASTVAGKAGYAPPEQLQSGSAYANSDLYALAVTSIVLLTGKEPSELFDSINLAWNWQQFANVNPAFARVINQMLSYKPTNRYRSADEVMQALQVAQASFSGAKTYAVGRQVPSNVVANIPQKTVVAGASNRNPAYGTQNAPVRSNSNGSVNWFLGILIVLVAGVGSWAVTSFFFSRNRVTTTPTESAIASPTATPNATNATNINTSLELKSVNEGLNRGFSSDKIVAGQVVNVRFNGEKDELLTVSLTGADLQMTIQSDDQVSLDRKAIDNATGYWQGRLKKDGVYYIKIKTTSTSETTYKLDVQLEAPIRPKPTPTRTPTPTPTPTVTPTPTLSPTPTEPLPSPDPSPTASPTEPSPSPSPSPVPNPIEPAPEPTKPTSNPNTLTF
- a CDS encoding DUF2059 domain-containing protein, coding for MLNRIFLTAALSSLLTTALVLPSSHQVIAQTPQESSEPAKPVKPSAPIISQEKRALIKELLEITESTKNAEQIMDSMVRSELPNLVSAVLKNAPALDSDRPEIQKQFSEIVSRMAVKYRDRVVKKIDVNQLIEQVSYPIYDKYFTESELRDIIGFYKSSTGKKAISLMPQIFNDSFQRTNEILLPQMSRIMTEIITEELLNALPRK
- a CDS encoding CHAT domain-containing protein; this translates as MRKKVMKMRSLSWKVLLVLILSGIVFLGRRATYHNNAALGQATPSASPRPLNSSPEIFSPEGGGLGDRLLGGVITNGFTKAPAGLEARRRAGDYFNRNQLEDAQYAIEQSYSDEHRYYSNENINPIPMSLSVAQTALLRSERITESATALVYPVIFPDRLEILLIPSSGKPIRKVVREANELDIMSAAEDFVGNIRDVSSIDYLPSAQTLYDWIIRPIDTDLQSANIKTLIFVMDGPLRAIPIAALHDGKDFLVQKYAIATVPSMGMVNLQLRDRRSNSILVMGLTEAMQGLSALPSVEVEANIITTQVLQGDAFLNQSFTVENIKTQRKKKNYGIVHLATHAKFVSNTISGAFIQMWNERLYLDQLQSFNLGFEPIEMLTLSACQTAVGKNLGLGGVAAQKGAKSVLASLWVVSDAGTVPLMLSFYRNYPDAQSKAIALQQTQVALLTGDVRIEGNQIQRIPNLPEVSLNQLNQEIDLKHPYFWASFILVGNWL
- a CDS encoding YheT family hydrolase is translated as MLYTPPWHLTNGLLMTLYTALRVSRKWENFTVEPEPIYQEHIFTGANGVPIFGKYAIPQNAKGTIVGTYGITGDLDNQWFLKILGRKAIAKGYAVVLFDWRAHGKTAELSPALTSDGLYEGEDFIRIANTAKQLGCPSPFWLTGYSLGGQLALWGIKAGEAIASWGSDLDITSADIAGGAVICPSVDSNRSLTYLVKDELGRFLEKAIARELKKLGRGMAKMHPESIDRDAVERANSIWGFDNELTIAKLGFDSVEEYYDASCPLYFMPHLQKPTLVLYAADDPMFDPTIIADLEKIAEDNPAIKLMVTEHGGHVGYVSSKNCQHKYGDRDRWWAWNRVFEWIESQS
- the dut gene encoding dUTP diphosphatase, with product MQTVEIKFQKLHPEAIIPSYAHIGDAGADVYSVAEITLQPHQRIAIPTGLAVDIPIGYEIQVRPKSGLALKHGITVLNSPGTVDAGYRGEIQVIVINLGTEAYTFTKGQKVAQLVLKPVIQALYIEGELGTSDRGIGGFGSTGLT
- a CDS encoding cofactor assembly of complex C subunit B, coding for MIRYLPLVVGTVGGLALLANRMVTANLTASQSRADALGVLLSAVLILIGLLWQQVQPKPPEAVILVGEEGLEIDGNLPEAVKTELAWATHILLTNTVTKAVAIYYDRQTILRRGILGKSKQVNIGAIAERVMKTQKPVYLVKLELYPGRVEFDYLPENTQGVIVQPLGEKGVMILGANIPRSYTKQDENWVTAIADKLTYNLEKMSS